In Candidatus Riesia pediculicola, one DNA window encodes the following:
- a CDS encoding 2-dehydropantoate 2-reductase, whose translation MKDLRNDPIKITVLGCGCIGKLWLSSLASTKHFVQGWTKEKIHKTLKFKIKSIDGRKHHISVPINNRRKLRESHLLIVTLKAWQVSKEISKVICDLNDHCILLLIHNGMGVLEELPKKIKQPIIEGNTTHASHYQNDYVKHVAWGETCIGPANRKAKKFPMIASTLNQIFPKVIWCKNIRFFNWKKLAINCSINPLSSIYRCQNGKLLKLATHQINRICQEVSSIMKREGFSEIDARSLFRSTIDVIDSTSKNFSSMYQDLLNRKKSEIDYINGYVIKRAKHFQIKVPENELLFSQIKKLEKKSEQSSR comes from the coding sequence ATGAAAGATTTAAGAAACGATCCGATAAAAATTACAGTTCTCGGATGTGGTTGTATCGGCAAACTATGGTTATCATCTCTAGCTTCTACAAAACATTTTGTTCAAGGTTGGACAAAAGAAAAAATCCATAAGACTCTCAAGTTCAAAATCAAATCCATTGATGGAAGAAAACATCATATTTCAGTGCCCATCAACAATCGAAGAAAACTAAGAGAAAGCCATCTTCTAATAGTTACTTTAAAAGCTTGGCAAGTCTCAAAAGAAATTTCAAAAGTTATCTGTGATCTAAACGATCATTGCATCCTTCTGTTGATTCATAATGGAATGGGTGTACTCGAAGAATTACCAAAGAAAATCAAACAACCTATCATTGAAGGAAATACTACTCACGCTTCTCATTATCAGAACGATTATGTAAAACATGTTGCATGGGGAGAAACTTGCATAGGTCCTGCTAATCGAAAGGCAAAAAAATTTCCCATGATTGCAAGCACATTGAATCAAATCTTCCCAAAAGTAATTTGGTGTAAAAATATCCGATTCTTTAATTGGAAAAAATTAGCTATAAATTGTTCAATTAATCCATTGAGTTCAATCTACCGATGCCAAAATGGAAAACTCTTAAAATTAGCAACTCATCAAATCAACCGTATCTGCCAAGAAGTATCATCTATAATGAAAAGAGAGGGTTTCTCAGAGATCGACGCTCGATCTCTATTTCGTTCAACGATCGATGTCATCGATTCCACTTCAAAAAATTTCTCCTCAATGTATCAAGATCTACTCAATCGAAAAAAATCTGAAATCGATTACATCAACGGCTATGTAATTAAAAGGGCAAAGCATTTTCAAATAAAAGTTCCGGAAAACGAACTGCTCTTTTCTCAGATCAAGAAATTAGAAAAGAAAAGTGAACAATCTTCCCGATAG